Proteins from one Rhodothermales bacterium genomic window:
- a CDS encoding class I fructose-bisphosphate aldolase gives MAEVTTSRLEELLGAEADDLLGFSNPKISKDHLHLPGPDFVDRVWSASDRSPRVLRSIQSMYDHGRLGGTGYLSILPVDQGIEHSAGASFAKNPAYFDPANIVELAIEGGCNAVASTYGVLGVVARKYAHKIPFILKVNHNELLTYPNTYDQIMFSQVEEAYNMGCVAIGATIYFGSEESGRQIVEVSEAFARAHELGMATILWCYLRNGGFTVDGTNYETSADLTGQANHIGATIEADILKQKQPTNNGGYKALNSGDSSYGKLDERIYSELASDHLIDLTRYQVANGFMGRAGLINSGGGSGKDDFGQAARTAVINKRAGGMGLISGRKAFQRPMKEGVELLHTIQDIYLNDEVTVA, from the coding sequence ATGGCTGAAGTGACTACCTCGCGCCTCGAAGAACTCCTTGGCGCGGAGGCCGACGACCTCCTCGGCTTCTCGAACCCGAAGATCTCCAAAGACCACCTCCACCTCCCCGGCCCCGACTTCGTGGATCGCGTGTGGTCGGCCTCCGACCGCAGCCCGCGCGTGCTCCGCTCGATCCAGAGCATGTACGACCACGGCCGGCTCGGCGGGACGGGCTACCTCTCGATCCTCCCCGTGGACCAGGGCATCGAGCACTCCGCCGGCGCTTCCTTCGCCAAGAACCCCGCGTACTTCGATCCGGCGAACATCGTCGAGCTCGCGATCGAGGGCGGCTGCAACGCTGTCGCGTCGACCTACGGCGTGCTCGGCGTCGTCGCGCGGAAGTACGCGCACAAGATCCCGTTCATCCTCAAGGTCAACCACAACGAGCTGCTGACGTACCCGAATACGTACGACCAGATCATGTTCTCCCAGGTCGAGGAGGCCTACAACATGGGCTGCGTCGCGATCGGCGCGACGATCTACTTCGGCAGCGAGGAGTCCGGCCGGCAGATCGTCGAGGTGTCCGAGGCGTTCGCCCGCGCGCACGAACTCGGCATGGCGACGATCCTGTGGTGCTACCTCCGCAACGGCGGCTTCACCGTCGACGGCACGAACTACGAGACCTCGGCCGACCTCACCGGCCAGGCCAACCACATCGGCGCCACGATCGAGGCCGACATCCTCAAGCAGAAGCAGCCGACGAACAACGGCGGCTACAAAGCGCTCAACTCCGGCGACAGCTCCTACGGCAAGCTCGACGAGCGGATCTACTCCGAGCTCGCGAGCGACCACCTCATCGACCTCACCCGCTACCAGGTGGCGAACGGGTTCATGGGCCGCGCCGGCCTCATCAACTCCGGCGGCGGCTCGGGCAAGGACGACTTCGGGCAGGCCGCTCGCACCGCCGTCATCAACAAGCGCGCGGGCGGGATGGGCCTCATCTCCGGCCGTAAGGCGTTCCAGCGCCCGATGAAGGAAGGCGTCGAACTCCTCCACACCATCCAGGACATCTACCTCAACGACGAGGTGACGGTGGCCTGA
- a CDS encoding class I SAM-dependent methyltransferase encodes MNRFVPLALLIVLPFAVGCGGPSTGEAARPPISDSAAASVRAAGGAAADTSVYTYQTPSRDGTGKLYLGREISHVMGHRGAAWLERAERAELERPGAVVDSLDLAPDDVVADIGAGTGYFTFRIAGRVPEGGVYAVDIQPEMLAIIDERAAREGADNVEAVQGTISDPNLPEASVDLTLIVDAYHEFSHPREMMEGIVRSLRPGGRVVLVEYRGEDPSIPIKELHKMTEAQVRLELEAVGLRHVETKDFLPRQHFLVFVKPEG; translated from the coding sequence ATGAACCGATTCGTTCCCCTCGCCCTCCTCATTGTCTTGCCTTTTGCCGTGGGCTGCGGCGGACCCTCGACGGGCGAGGCGGCCCGCCCGCCGATCTCCGACTCGGCCGCGGCGTCGGTGCGGGCGGCAGGCGGCGCGGCGGCGGACACGAGCGTCTACACCTATCAGACGCCGAGCCGCGACGGCACGGGCAAGCTTTACCTCGGCCGCGAGATATCCCACGTGATGGGCCACCGAGGCGCCGCCTGGCTCGAGCGCGCCGAGCGCGCAGAACTCGAACGCCCCGGCGCCGTCGTGGACTCGCTCGACCTCGCGCCCGACGACGTGGTCGCGGACATCGGCGCGGGCACGGGCTACTTCACTTTCCGCATCGCCGGCCGCGTGCCCGAGGGCGGGGTCTACGCCGTCGACATCCAGCCCGAGATGCTGGCCATCATCGACGAGCGGGCCGCACGCGAGGGGGCCGACAACGTCGAGGCCGTGCAGGGCACGATCAGCGACCCGAACCTGCCCGAGGCGTCCGTAGACCTCACGCTCATCGTGGACGCCTACCACGAGTTCTCGCACCCGCGCGAGATGATGGAGGGGATCGTCCGGTCGCTCCGCCCCGGCGGGCGCGTCGTCCTCGTCGAGTACCGAGGCGAAGACCCGTCGATCCCGATCAAAGAGCTGCACAAGATGACCGAGGCGCAGGTCCGGCTCGAACTAGAGGCCGTCGGGCTGCGACACGTCGAGACGAAAGACTTCCTGCCCCGGCAACATTTTTTGGTATTCGTAAAGCCGGAGGGGTGA
- a CDS encoding TerC family protein, whose translation MFDWIASPEAWVALGTLTALEIVLGIDNIIFISILSGRLPEDQQPRARTIGLGIAMGMRILLLLSISWVMGLTAPLFELGFLEGIMGGEVHGGERGDLPWVISGRDLILLIGGAFLVAKSTHEIHGKLEGDAHHATEKGKGVSFTGVLIQIAILDIVFSLDSVITAVGMADEIMVMIIAVVIAVGVMMAFATPISDFVHHHPTVKMLALAFLILIGVNLVAEGLGQHIPKGYIYTAMAFSLLVEFLNIRSRKASGERAPVELRSPYAAEGTLTGMPLPDEIRRPGATSIPLTRPGA comes from the coding sequence ATGTTCGACTGGATCGCTTCCCCCGAAGCCTGGGTCGCCCTCGGCACGCTGACTGCCCTCGAGATCGTCCTCGGCATCGACAACATCATCTTTATCTCGATCCTCTCGGGTCGGCTCCCCGAAGACCAGCAGCCGCGCGCCCGCACGATCGGCCTCGGGATTGCGATGGGGATGCGGATCCTCCTCCTCCTCTCGATCTCGTGGGTGATGGGGCTGACGGCGCCGCTCTTCGAACTCGGCTTCCTCGAAGGGATCATGGGCGGCGAGGTGCACGGCGGCGAGCGGGGTGACCTCCCATGGGTGATCTCAGGCCGCGACCTAATCTTGCTGATCGGCGGGGCGTTCCTCGTGGCGAAGAGCACGCACGAGATCCACGGCAAGCTCGAAGGCGACGCCCACCACGCGACGGAGAAGGGGAAGGGCGTCTCGTTCACCGGCGTCCTCATCCAGATCGCCATCCTCGACATCGTGTTCTCGCTCGACTCCGTCATCACGGCCGTCGGGATGGCCGATGAGATCATGGTGATGATCATCGCCGTCGTGATCGCCGTCGGCGTGATGATGGCCTTCGCCACGCCGATCTCGGACTTCGTCCACCACCACCCGACGGTGAAGATGCTGGCGCTCGCGTTCCTCATCCTGATCGGCGTGAACCTCGTGGCCGAGGGCCTCGGGCAGCACATCCCGAAGGGCTACATCTACACGGCGATGGCGTTCTCGCTCCTCGTCGAGTTCCTCAACATCCGCTCGCGGAAGGCGAGCGGGGAGCGGGCGCCCGTCGAACTCCGCTCACCCTACGCGGCGGAGGGCACGCTGACCGGGATGCCGCTGCCCGACGAGATCCGCCGGCCCGGCGCGACGTCGATCCCGCTCACCCGGCCCGGCGCGTGA
- a CDS encoding AAA family ATPase, translating to MAQTQAPPAGNGAADTLETYIAHYPEWAKTLARRYFTKTINQFVLHGNVRDLVPTETADGGRDFVPLREFLAGDLFAGRDIVLFYDRSSGIHFGDKASQADFNRALSGYDTIFGTEYAQKLPKDPVRVFSVLDNYFRLRIADGKRIACILDYAETIVPMAEAASYSSEDRNALVFLQRWSHDPHLLRADFTLVLVAENLNDLNRQLVQSPYTEEIQIDIPEEADRLAFVKWMLRNGRAETFKKLSDVSQSALANSTAGLGYVQLRTVLADVLENGRRLTYERLTERKKELIEAEAYGLLEFVHTDFTLDLVAGHAEAKEHLRDASRAIKQGRSDVMPMGYLIAGPVGTGKTFLITCFAGDIGIPMVKLKNFRSQWQGVTEGNLEKILNLLRAMNPVAVMIDEADAALGDRSASGDSGVSSRVFGQIAQAMSDTRYRGRIIWFLVTARPDLMPVDLKRQGRAEEHLALFYPSTRESREELLRVMMKRTGVQLPMEEVPDALLNGERTLSGADMEALFTRAKFRAAAQTDGRKKPEVTAAILADVVNDFIPPTYPLQVELQALSAVLECTSRAMLPEKYRQLEREQIVRRVEELKALIGDR from the coding sequence ATGGCGCAGACCCAAGCCCCTCCCGCCGGCAACGGCGCGGCCGACACCCTCGAGACCTACATCGCGCACTACCCCGAGTGGGCCAAAACGCTGGCCCGCCGCTACTTCACGAAGACGATCAACCAGTTCGTCCTCCACGGCAACGTCCGCGACCTCGTCCCGACCGAGACGGCCGACGGCGGGCGCGACTTCGTCCCCCTCCGCGAGTTCCTCGCGGGCGACCTCTTCGCCGGGCGCGACATCGTCCTCTTCTACGACCGCTCCTCCGGCATCCACTTCGGCGACAAAGCCAGCCAAGCCGACTTCAACCGCGCGCTCTCGGGCTACGACACCATCTTCGGCACCGAGTACGCGCAGAAGCTCCCGAAGGACCCCGTCCGCGTCTTCTCCGTCCTCGACAACTACTTCCGCCTCCGCATCGCCGACGGCAAGCGGATCGCCTGCATCCTCGACTACGCCGAGACGATCGTCCCGATGGCCGAGGCCGCGAGCTACTCGTCCGAGGACCGCAACGCCCTCGTCTTCCTCCAGCGCTGGAGCCATGACCCCCACCTCCTCCGCGCCGACTTCACGCTCGTCCTCGTCGCGGAAAACCTCAACGACCTCAACCGGCAGCTCGTCCAGAGCCCGTACACCGAGGAGATCCAGATCGACATCCCCGAGGAGGCGGACCGGCTCGCGTTCGTGAAGTGGATGCTGCGCAACGGCCGCGCCGAGACGTTCAAGAAGCTAAGCGACGTCAGCCAGTCGGCCCTCGCGAACAGCACGGCCGGGCTCGGCTACGTCCAGCTCCGCACCGTCCTCGCGGACGTCCTCGAGAACGGCCGCCGCCTCACGTACGAGCGGCTCACCGAGCGGAAGAAGGAGCTGATCGAGGCCGAGGCGTACGGCCTCCTCGAGTTCGTCCACACCGACTTCACGCTCGACCTCGTCGCCGGGCACGCCGAGGCGAAGGAGCACCTCCGCGACGCGTCGCGCGCCATCAAACAGGGCCGCTCCGACGTGATGCCGATGGGCTACCTCATCGCGGGGCCTGTCGGCACGGGCAAGACGTTCCTCATCACCTGCTTCGCCGGCGACATCGGGATCCCGATGGTGAAGCTGAAGAACTTCCGCAGCCAGTGGCAGGGCGTCACCGAGGGCAACCTCGAGAAGATCCTCAACCTGCTGCGCGCGATGAACCCCGTCGCGGTGATGATCGACGAGGCCGACGCCGCGCTCGGCGACCGGAGCGCATCCGGCGACAGCGGCGTCTCCAGCCGCGTCTTCGGCCAGATCGCCCAGGCGATGAGCGACACGCGCTATCGCGGCCGGATCATCTGGTTCCTCGTCACCGCCCGCCCCGACCTCATGCCGGTCGACCTCAAGCGGCAGGGCCGCGCCGAGGAGCACCTCGCCCTGTTCTACCCTTCCACGCGGGAATCGCGCGAAGAACTCCTCCGCGTGATGATGAAGCGGACGGGCGTGCAGCTCCCGATGGAGGAGGTCCCGGATGCCCTCCTCAACGGCGAGCGCACGCTCAGCGGCGCCGACATGGAGGCCCTCTTTACGCGCGCCAAGTTCCGCGCCGCCGCGCAGACCGACGGCCGCAAGAAGCCAGAGGTCACCGCCGCCATCCTCGCCGACGTCGTCAACGACTTCATCCCGCCGACGTACCCGTTGCAGGTGGAGCTCCAAGCCCTTTCCGCCGTGCTCGAATGCACGAGCCGGGCGATGCTTCCGGAGAAGTATCGGCAACTCGAACGCGAGCAGATCGTCCGCCGCGTCGAGGAGCTGAAGGCGCTCATCGGCGACCGATAA
- a CDS encoding type II toxin-antitoxin system Phd/YefM family antitoxin, giving the protein MYSTYGIEAVATVTELRSDTSGLVEQAKKMKSGILIQKNNDPYAVLISYELYVELLDARDKKKK; this is encoded by the coding sequence ATGTATAGCACGTATGGCATCGAAGCCGTCGCCACCGTCACGGAACTCCGCTCGGACACGTCGGGGCTCGTCGAGCAGGCGAAGAAGATGAAGAGCGGCATTCTCATCCAGAAAAACAACGATCCGTACGCAGTGCTGATCTCGTACGAACTCTACGTCGAACTGCTCGACGCTCGGGACAAAAAGAAGAAGTAG
- a CDS encoding EutN/CcmL family microcompartment protein, whose translation MFLCKVTGTVVSTQKSERFRRAKMLIVHRVDTAGGLVGSRDMLALDPKFDAGVGDFVLVAKEGAVVAQLLDGGDEDAASGTPANVIIIAVVDDWALAG comes from the coding sequence ATGTTTCTCTGCAAAGTCACCGGCACCGTCGTTTCGACGCAGAAGAGCGAGCGGTTCCGCCGAGCGAAGATGCTGATCGTCCACCGCGTCGACACCGCCGGCGGGCTCGTCGGCTCGCGCGACATGCTCGCGCTCGACCCGAAGTTCGACGCGGGCGTCGGGGACTTCGTGCTCGTGGCGAAGGAGGGCGCCGTCGTGGCGCAGCTCCTGGACGGCGGGGACGAGGACGCCGCGAGCGGTACTCCGGCGAACGTCATCATCATCGCCGTCGTGGACGACTGGGCGCTCGCGGGATGA
- the lpdA gene encoding dihydrolipoyl dehydrogenase, translating into MATPSYDVVVIGSGPGGYETAIRATHFGLKTAIIEKDKLGGVCLNIGCIPTKALIKSAQVAEQLSHLSDYGLSFGGDGAPTVEPDFAAVVQRSRGVADKMNKGVAFLMKKNKIDVIMGKATLKGGGKIAVEPSETMDGEKVGEKQEITAKHIIVATGARAREIPPLPIDGKKVISYKEAMLQTEKPKSLLVVGAGAIGVEFAYVYHHMGTEVTIVEVQDRLVPVEDKDVSKELERAYKKMGVKVMTGVQLEGVNTKGKKVKATIKTKKGEETLEFDQVLSAVGVAGNVEGIGLDEVGVAYERGAIKVDEFYRTNVPGIYAIGDVVGGPWLAHVASHEGIVCVENIAYVEEKSDTKPHPIDYNNVPGCTYCQPQIASVGYTEEAAKEAGYEVKVGKFPFSASGKASAIGDTTGFVKVIYDAKYGEWLGCHIIGHEATEMIAEAVTARALETTGHEVMEAMHPHPTLSEAVMEATRAAYGQSINI; encoded by the coding sequence ATGGCTACTCCTTCCTACGACGTCGTCGTGATCGGCTCCGGGCCGGGCGGCTACGAGACCGCGATCCGCGCCACCCACTTCGGCCTCAAGACCGCCATCATCGAGAAAGACAAGCTCGGCGGCGTCTGCCTCAACATCGGCTGCATCCCGACGAAGGCCCTCATCAAGAGCGCCCAAGTGGCCGAGCAGCTGAGCCACCTCAGCGACTACGGCTTGAGCTTCGGCGGCGACGGCGCACCGACCGTCGAGCCTGACTTCGCGGCCGTCGTGCAACGCTCGCGCGGCGTGGCAGACAAGATGAACAAGGGCGTCGCGTTCCTCATGAAGAAGAACAAGATCGACGTGATCATGGGGAAGGCCACGCTCAAGGGCGGCGGCAAGATCGCCGTCGAGCCGTCGGAGACGATGGACGGCGAGAAGGTCGGCGAGAAGCAGGAGATCACGGCGAAGCACATCATCGTTGCCACGGGGGCTCGCGCCCGCGAGATCCCGCCGCTCCCCATCGACGGGAAGAAGGTGATCTCGTACAAGGAAGCCATGCTCCAGACGGAGAAGCCGAAGTCGCTGCTCGTCGTCGGTGCCGGCGCGATCGGCGTCGAGTTCGCGTACGTCTATCACCACATGGGGACGGAGGTCACGATCGTCGAGGTGCAGGACCGACTCGTGCCCGTCGAGGACAAGGACGTCTCGAAGGAGCTGGAGCGGGCCTACAAAAAGATGGGCGTTAAGGTGATGACCGGCGTCCAGCTCGAAGGCGTCAACACGAAGGGCAAGAAGGTCAAGGCCACGATCAAAACGAAGAAGGGCGAGGAGACGCTCGAGTTCGACCAGGTACTCTCGGCCGTCGGTGTCGCGGGCAACGTCGAAGGCATCGGGCTCGACGAGGTCGGCGTCGCGTACGAGCGCGGTGCGATCAAGGTCGACGAGTTCTACCGCACGAACGTCCCTGGCATCTACGCGATCGGCGACGTCGTCGGCGGGCCGTGGCTCGCCCACGTCGCCAGCCACGAGGGGATCGTCTGCGTCGAGAACATCGCCTACGTCGAGGAGAAGTCCGACACGAAGCCGCACCCGATCGACTACAACAACGTCCCCGGCTGCACGTACTGCCAGCCGCAGATCGCGTCCGTCGGCTACACCGAAGAGGCCGCGAAGGAGGCGGGCTACGAGGTGAAGGTCGGAAAATTCCCGTTCTCGGCTTCGGGCAAGGCATCGGCGATCGGCGACACGACGGGCTTCGTGAAGGTGATCTACGACGCGAAGTACGGCGAGTGGCTCGGCTGCCACATCATCGGCCACGAGGCGACGGAGATGATCGCCGAGGCCGTGACGGCCCGCGCGCTCGAGACGACGGGCCACGAGGTGATGGAGGCGATGCACCCGCACCCGACGCTCTCCGAGGCTGTGATGGAAGCGACGAGGGCCGCCTACGGTCAGTCGATCAACATCTAA
- a CDS encoding pyridoxamine 5'-phosphate oxidase family protein, which yields MKTEATHNEQIEHLAALIGDIDICMLTTIDDDGKPWSRPMGTQHLTFDGDLWFFTRDDSEKVTHIRHRPGVGVAFAKPSEQEYVTMAGHAAVIDDREKAEELWSEPLATWFPEGLDDPHLRLIKVEIERAEYWDSPSSFIVYAFGYAKAKLTGEPPHSLGEHAKVTL from the coding sequence ATGAAAACCGAAGCCACGCACAACGAGCAGATCGAGCACCTCGCCGCGCTCATCGGCGACATCGACATCTGCATGCTCACCACGATCGACGACGACGGCAAGCCGTGGAGCCGACCGATGGGCACGCAGCACCTCACCTTCGACGGCGACCTCTGGTTCTTCACCCGCGACGACTCTGAGAAGGTCACCCACATCCGCCACCGCCCCGGCGTCGGTGTCGCGTTCGCGAAGCCAAGCGAGCAGGAATACGTCACGATGGCCGGCCACGCCGCCGTCATCGACGACCGGGAGAAGGCGGAGGAGCTGTGGAGCGAGCCGCTCGCGACGTGGTTTCCCGAGGGCCTCGACGATCCCCACCTCCGGCTCATCAAAGTCGAGATCGAACGGGCCGAGTACTGGGACTCCCCGTCCAGCTTCATCGTCTACGCGTTCGGCTACGCGAAGGCGAAGCTCACCGGCGAGCCGCCGCACAGCCTCGGCGAGCACGCGAAGGTCACCCTCTGA
- a CDS encoding DUF3047 domain-containing protein, translating into MRIRLCILASVLLCVAGWSAGTIRIGAFSQGDPGHLPADWEPMKLGRTAPSSYTLVREGSQVVIRAKAQDAASGLVRRVNLDAKRYPVLEWRWKAENVIEDGAVDRRGGDDYAARIYVTFAYDPSELSLSERMKYEAAKAISGGDVPLRALSYIWANHPGETDMVANPYTDWVMMVPVESGAENVGVWRTERRNLYDDYRRAFGEEPPAISGIAVMTDTDDTGATATSYYGDIVLKSE; encoded by the coding sequence ATGCGTATCCGACTCTGTATCCTCGCTTCCGTCCTGCTTTGCGTTGCCGGATGGAGCGCCGGCACGATCCGCATCGGGGCCTTCTCCCAGGGCGATCCCGGGCATCTCCCCGCCGACTGGGAGCCGATGAAACTCGGGCGCACGGCGCCCAGCTCGTACACCCTCGTCCGCGAGGGCAGTCAGGTGGTGATCCGGGCGAAGGCGCAGGACGCGGCCTCCGGACTCGTGCGCCGCGTGAACCTCGACGCGAAGCGGTATCCGGTGCTCGAATGGCGCTGGAAAGCCGAAAACGTGATCGAAGACGGCGCCGTCGACCGGCGGGGCGGCGACGACTACGCCGCCCGGATTTACGTCACGTTCGCCTACGATCCGAGCGAGCTCTCCCTCAGCGAGCGAATGAAGTACGAGGCTGCCAAAGCCATCAGCGGTGGCGACGTCCCGCTCCGCGCCCTTAGCTACATCTGGGCGAACCACCCCGGCGAGACCGACATGGTCGCCAACCCCTACACCGACTGGGTAATGATGGTACCCGTCGAGAGCGGGGCGGAGAACGTCGGGGTGTGGCGGACCGAGCGGCGCAACCTCTACGACGACTACCGGCGGGCCTTCGGCGAAGAGCCGCCCGCCATCTCCGGCATCGCCGTGATGACGGACACCGACGACACCGGCGCCACGGCGACGTCGTACTACGGCGACATCGTCCTCAAGAGCGAGTAA
- a CDS encoding T9SS type A sorting domain-containing protein has translation MLALRYVSLLAFVCIAPSALAQTWTLQSAPTAADLNAVFAVDTQTAYVGSDGGTLLTTADGGQTWATQSFPGFDLEGIAFNGSGVGIVVTDDGVVYRTTNGAAFAPIGTGAEDLRGVAWGTETFVFAAGREASGARSSDGGLTWTAFSTGAVERTEGVEAVGTNLLWAVGRGGEIRFSSNGGATWGAQASGTANDLKAIQMLSPEIGYIVGSGDTVLKTTNGGATWTNISNGNAGGDALSFLDESTGWTADDAGQVWHTTDGGATWQLQPTPTGVDLSGISFVSATQGWAVGDAGTIIAFGSGTTDAEDGAAPARLRLSAAHPNPFATATTLRYNLAESGLVTLAVYDVLGRAVAVLADGVQGAGEHEAVLVAKGLPSGVYFVRLATGSSSETRRVTLAR, from the coding sequence ATGCTCGCTCTTCGCTACGTCTCGCTCCTCGCCTTCGTCTGCATCGCTCCCAGCGCGCTCGCTCAGACGTGGACGCTCCAATCCGCCCCGACCGCCGCCGACCTCAACGCCGTGTTCGCCGTCGATACGCAGACGGCGTACGTCGGCAGCGACGGCGGCACGCTCTTGACCACCGCCGACGGCGGACAGACGTGGGCGACCCAGAGCTTCCCCGGCTTCGATCTCGAAGGGATCGCGTTCAACGGGAGCGGCGTCGGCATCGTCGTCACCGACGACGGCGTGGTCTACCGGACGACGAATGGGGCCGCGTTCGCTCCCATCGGCACGGGAGCCGAGGACCTGCGCGGCGTGGCGTGGGGCACCGAGACGTTCGTCTTCGCCGCCGGCCGCGAGGCATCGGGTGCCCGCTCCAGCGACGGCGGCCTGACGTGGACGGCCTTCTCGACGGGCGCCGTCGAGCGCACCGAGGGTGTCGAGGCCGTCGGCACTAACCTGCTGTGGGCCGTCGGCCGCGGCGGGGAGATCCGCTTCAGCAGCAATGGCGGCGCGACGTGGGGCGCGCAGGCGAGCGGTACCGCCAACGATTTGAAAGCGATCCAAATGCTCTCGCCCGAGATCGGATATATCGTCGGCAGCGGCGACACCGTGCTCAAAACGACGAACGGCGGCGCGACGTGGACGAACATCTCCAACGGCAACGCCGGCGGCGACGCGCTCTCCTTCCTCGACGAGTCCACCGGCTGGACGGCCGACGACGCCGGTCAGGTATGGCACACCACCGATGGCGGCGCGACGTGGCAGCTTCAGCCCACCCCGACCGGCGTCGACCTCAGCGGCATCTCGTTCGTCAGCGCGACGCAGGGCTGGGCCGTCGGAGATGCGGGCACCATCATCGCCTTTGGCTCGGGCACGACGGACGCCGAGGACGGCGCGGCGCCCGCTCGACTCCGCCTCAGCGCGGCGCACCCGAACCCGTTCGCCACGGCGACGACGCTGCGCTATAACCTCGCCGAGTCCGGCCTCGTGACGCTCGCCGTGTACGACGTGCTCGGCCGCGCGGTGGCGGTACTGGCCGACGGCGTGCAGGGAGCGGGAGAGCACGAAGCGGTGCTGGTCGCGAAGGGCCTGCCGAGCGGGGTGTACTTCGTCCGCCTCGCCACAGGCTCGTCGAGTGAGACGCGGCGGGTGACGCTCGCACGCTGA
- a CDS encoding tetratricopeptide repeat protein, with protein MLRSVGVVLGLIGTLWAVPVAAQSGDPSGLLAAMRDAYERLDYDTAERRAREALASFDAFSADQLVEVHTALGLILYARNEPLEARTQFEAALSLDPRLTLDPLLVSPKTLEFFDDIRAGLAADGGAIQREPVVRYVRVRDPRPAATVRSLAVPGWGQLYKGERAKGWTLVGLWGATAAGAVTAHVLRSQAEDDYLGATDPAEIADRYDTFNTWHQARSAFVLGAAAVWTYAAVDALVFGGPAERAFTVGPTIGGGEVGLRIRVGL; from the coding sequence ATGCTGCGTAGCGTCGGAGTCGTGCTGGGACTGATCGGGACGCTGTGGGCCGTGCCCGTCGCCGCGCAGTCGGGGGACCCGTCGGGTCTGCTCGCAGCGATGCGCGATGCGTACGAGCGGCTGGACTACGACACCGCCGAGCGCCGCGCCCGCGAAGCCCTCGCCAGCTTCGACGCCTTCTCCGCCGACCAACTCGTGGAGGTGCACACCGCGCTCGGGCTGATCCTCTACGCTCGGAACGAGCCGCTCGAAGCCCGCACGCAGTTCGAGGCCGCGCTATCCCTCGACCCGAGGCTGACGCTGGACCCGCTCCTCGTCTCGCCCAAAACGCTGGAGTTCTTCGACGACATCCGGGCCGGGCTCGCGGCGGACGGCGGGGCCATCCAGAGGGAGCCCGTCGTCCGCTACGTCCGCGTCCGCGACCCGCGCCCGGCGGCGACGGTGCGCTCCCTCGCCGTGCCGGGCTGGGGCCAGCTCTACAAAGGCGAGCGGGCGAAGGGGTGGACCCTCGTCGGGCTCTGGGGCGCGACGGCGGCCGGAGCCGTGACGGCGCACGTCCTCCGCAGCCAGGCCGAGGACGATTACCTCGGCGCGACCGACCCCGCCGAGATCGCCGACCGCTACGACACGTTCAACACGTGGCACCAGGCGCGGAGCGCGTTCGTCCTCGGCGCGGCGGCGGTGTGGACGTACGCGGCGGTCGACGCGCTCGTCTTCGGCGGGCCGGCGGAACGGGCGTTCACGGTGGGGCCGACCATCGGCGGGGGCGAGGTCGGCTTGCGGATTCGGGTCGGGCTGTAG